From a single Glycine soja cultivar W05 chromosome 19, ASM419377v2, whole genome shotgun sequence genomic region:
- the LOC114398680 gene encoding uncharacterized protein LOC114398680 → MTVLDESMGCMLRQHNESGKREWVVYYLRKKFTTYEMNYSLLERTCCALVWVAHRLRQYMQSHTTWLVSKMDPVKYIFEKPTLTGWIAQWQEGVEDEDRDKWIVWFDGASNTLDHGVGAVLVTPNNQCIPFTAKLGFNCINNMVEYEACALGIQATIEFNVKLLKVYGDSTLVIHQLKGEW, encoded by the exons ATGACAGTGTTGGATGAGtcgatggggtgtatgctgaGGCAGCACAACGAGTCTGGGAAGAGGGAATGGGTCGTCTATTACTTAAGAAAGAAGTTCACTACctatgagatgaattactctctgcttgaaaggacgtgttgtgccttGGTGTGGGTAGCCCATcgtctaaggcagtacatgcaaAGCCACACCACTTGGttggtatccaagatggacccagtcAAGTACATTTTCGAGAAACCCACTCTCACCGGATGGATCGCTCAGTGGCAG gaaggGGTGGAGGATGAAGATAGGGAtaagtggatcgtgtggttcGATGGCGCGTCTAACACCCTAGACCATGGAGTTGGGGCAGTTTTGGTCACTCCCAACAATCAATGCATACCCTTCACGGCAAAGTTGGGCTTCAATTGCATAAATAATATGGTTGAATATGAGGCATGTGCCCTTGGGATCCAAGCAACAATTGAGTTCAATGTCAAATTGCTCAAAGTATACGGAGACTCAACCTTGGTGATCCATcaattgaaaggagaatggtAG